CATAGTTTACATGATATGACAAGCAGATCTATTATTTGGCCTCATAGCTCTCATCACCTGGaatctctcctctgtctctgtcctaACTCTCTCTTCCATGCTcaaactctcctctctctcagtttcCATTCGTCTTTGCTcatcatctctctgttttctctcctcttcctccctcttcCTTCTGTCTATCTCCTCTGGGAGCTCAGTGACCTGCTCTTTGTTACTCTTGACTGATTCAGGTAGCATTGATTCAGGAAGGTCTACAAGTTTAGCCTCCTCATATTCGTCCCACTTAAAGTAGCTTCCTCCATTTTCATCAAAGATCTTCTCCATCACTTCCATTAGATCAGAACGACTGCATTCACTGCTAAACTCAAAATGTCTGTTGCTGCACTGAGCGATCTTTTGTATGATGTCCTCCTGAACAGGATCTTCAGTGATACCTGATGGCAGAGTTTGTGTTGTTAGTGTCAGGGTGTATTTATGAGGCTCATCAGACAGAGAGTAGAGGATGTGATacagtctgtctctgtctgtctctgtgaaGTCATCTGGCTGTAGAACCAGCACTATAACATGAGGTCCAGGAGCACACAGAGACATGCACTCTTTAACCTGAACTGTGAGCTGATCCTGTGAGAGACAGGGGTCAAACAGGTGAGGAGTGTTGATGAGGGTGATGTATCTTCCCCCCACATTTTCTCTGGCCCTCTCACTGTGTTGCTCTACTGAAGGAGAAGGAGCTTCAGTATCAAACGCATCTCTGTTCAGGATGAAGTTTCCCACTCTGCTGATCTCTGAGCTGTTCTTGCCCAGCAGGACAATCCTCAGATCAGAAACTAGATAATAAACAGGGGAAAATGGACCACATGAGTTCTGTCATCctaatttatttacttataaATATCTCTCTGTATGAATTCAACTTTCGtgttaaatgaaacaaacagtaCATTATTTGTTTGCTGTACACAAACTTGCATTTTGCTTCCATGATTTCTAAGCCTGTTCTTATAGTCAGTGGAGCATAATACTGTTATATGTTTTCCATGACCACCTGATCTAGAATATGTAGTAtagaatatatattttaaaaatatccaaATTTACTACAAACATTGCAATGtaatgtgaaaaaaacagagaaaactcaGAAAGCACATTTAATGTAACTTACTTTCAGGAGGTTCAGTCATACTGTTCCTTCGCTGAGAGTGTGATGGATCTGTGACAAAACACTGGtgttaatattaatgttaagTTTAAGATAACGTTATGTAGCATTACACAGCCTAATTTACAGTATTATTCcgtacatataaacacattccttGGCCTGAATGGATAGACTCACACTTAAATCAATAAATCTTCCCAAATGCACTCCATAATGCTTTATGTGATTGTTCCCTGGAGTTGAATGAATGCTCAAAATGAAGACTAGGGGATTTTTTAAGTGATCATGGCACAAGAGCAAAAATAAGGTGTAAATAGCAACACTGGCGCGTCTGGGCGGTCGTGGGCGTGGCAGATTGATTTTTAGTAGGTTCCTGCCTGATAAGCAAAGCTCTAACTCAGCCCAGAGTTACTGTAAACAGGGGCGGAGTTAGCGTGAATATATTGTCAAAAGACGTGGTAGCAACAGCCAATCGGATCAACCCATCTCATTGCCTTTAAGAGTCGCATGTCCACTGACAGCAGCATAATATTTCCCTAATGGAGGAAGACCACTGCTTTTCTACATTTATATTCCAGGACTTTATTTTATGGGTAGAATGGTGGGCCTGGTATTTTAAAATCTTgtatgaggttttttttttaacaacaacaaatattAGAAAATCCTTCATCTTGAAATAATGTCCAGTaatatgttttataataattgaagaaataaataaataatgcaatcCCATTTCCAGCTAATTAGGAACACTGccaaatgtagaaaaaaatgatgtgcaaatcatttaaactctatttttatgtgaaaatagtaccaaaacaacatttcaagtgttgaaactgaaatgttGTACTTTTTCGAGAAGtatagtttttcaaaaaatatttaccCATTTTAACATTGATGCCAGTAATATGTctctaaaaagttgggacggggcatgtttaccactgtgtttcatcaccccttctttacatatatatatatatatatatatatatatatatatatatatatatatatatatatatatatatatatacatacatacatacattttctcAGCCTTAAAATGTGCATGTAATATTTTCAATTGATAATAgtttttgtcattgttattattaacaaatataaacattattaataatgattatttctatatttttattattatttaagcgCTTATATGATAAAACTCCAATAATTCCTTTAAAGAGCTGCATAAACTGACAGCACTGCAAAGGctagaaaaatattttaaagtctCCAatgacttttataaaataataacaaatatgaaatacactaaaaataattattcataaaattatttattttgataataattcctatgaaacaaaacaacattaacaacaacaatataataataataacaaatacaacaacaataacaacaacaataataataataaggacattttgtaaaatagtACATTTTGGACCAAAATGGGTTCAAAATAGTGTTGCACTGATTTTCAATGGCACACACGCTTTGCGTCACTCCACCCACAACCGCTATCATTTCACATCACTCAAATAGCGAAGGGGCCAAACGAGCAGTGTCCAGTAACACACCAACATTAAACTGCTAGACTAAACACACAAAGAGCTTCTAAAAGTATGAACTCTTAACAGTCCATGACTCCCCTCTAGTGCAAGAACATGATATTCATGATTAATCAGCCTTGATATATCTGGATACTCACTGATCTAAATGTAATAAACCTGTACAACCCCTAAATATCTGGAGACACTGCTTAACTGTTTGGCTCCAAAGAGACATTTCGTTATTTGgttatatgtatttatgtataattAAATGTGAGGAAGAATCTAAAGATACATTTATCCAACCTAAAGAATCACCTGAAGAATTTTTTGAGACAAAGATTAAATTTGAATGAGAATATTTCTATATCAGATAATCAAAGAGcagaatatttattattattgtatatgaATAGATATTCTATAGCTTTTTGCAGTGATGACATGACAAAACAATACCCATTGTAGTCTTTTTCTGTTTATGCATTTTATACATCTATGTTCAGATTTTAAAACTGATTCATCAGCACGTATTTAtcttttttagttttacttATATTTTTGTTATGATTATTGCTTACAAATACACTTCAAGGACAAGAACATGTAATTGCTTGTTAACCCTTCTTACTCTGTATAATATAAAGATAAAGAATAATGCAAAACTATTTCAACTGACTGTAAATTCTGAGGACCTACCTTCATACCCCCTTTAATATTgctgtattaaaaatatttattattatacttgTCCCCCttttatgatgtttttaaatgaatttattaattcattcattttgtttttatctatgTAGCTTTACTACATATCCTGCTGCTGGTCTATATAATCCTGCTGTAGTGATTTCTATGATGACCAAAATTAATTTTAACCTGTtaccccttagaattaaacaggctgtgtgtttgttactgtgcctttaagactggctTATGTAATGGTGaatgtgttctgattggctgctttgcTTTGCGCCTCAGGCCAGAATTAAATACTTCTTTCAAGCATGAATGGgcgaagctaaactgctgtaagcagAGCAGGTGgatatctggaaaaaaaagctgGCTCTCTTGgaatcacagaaacaatgagtgtttgtaccttttcataacagAACTTCTTTaagcataaaaaataacatgaaagcCTGGAATCAagacaacagcaacagcagccgCGCAGAGGCCTAAGATCACCATGAGCAATGCCAAATGTTCCCTTTAGTTACACATATACTCACTTTTATACTTTTTCTGTTGTGCTTGATCAAGTTCAGTCTttccagtttgcactgaagtttaaattccatttctttctcctcctgaCTGCTTTCACAGCTGTTTGTAATGTTGTGTTAGAGAACGACTGTTTCACATTTGCTTGAGCTTGAAGGTCTGTCACTTCTCTAACTTTGCAGACTGTATCTTATTTCCACACATCattcacactgttagaaataaaggtactatgcaggtacgtgattcatttatcaaggtacaagcgatgtaagtgtaccctcaaaggttcAACAGTGGTGTTAAGGTCCAGTGGTGtgccttacatgagtttttcccagtggaaaagtagatgtttgtaccttttcataaccaaacgtTTTAAATAAGagcattaaaacaaaaagcctggagacgagacgaggtgtgtggagtcagtacaacttagaaaatatcatgtcagtggattctggtaaagttatgttccctgactaaaggtactgagatgtacccctgaggctaccaccacagtgacaagaggggtcctgccccagtaaCAGAGCCATACCTATTTTTTTGAGTACAGAATTTAAGGTGATCTAAGTCGAATATTCTGCATGATGTTTAATTAATTCAGTTTTGTAGGAATTGGATTCTTACCAATGCTCGACGCCATTTCCTATAAGCCGCCCAAGTGTGTCGAAATCAAAAGGGGAAATCAGGAAGTTTGTGAGAAAATACTCCTCCCTCAGCACACCTTTCCCAAAACACGCCTCATCTGAGGAAGAGGAAGGCCAGTCAGTCAACACTTCTCTCGTTACTACAAATTCAGGGTTTAATTGGACCTCTGTTCAGGCTGTAGATCTTAGCTTTAGATGGATTGGGGTTTACTCTCCTCCAGTTTTTGTAACTAATAACACACGTGATATTCCACATTCACCTTCTGTCGTATTTCACCAGCTGAACACACAATACATGCTTAACTATTGCGCATCGTAAGAATGAACAACAAACGCCAAACACGAATATAGGCGAGTAGAGTGGGAAACGAGCCCCTTTATCAATTAAGTCCAAACAAATTTCTTATTATAGTTCGAACTGCAATGAATTTAGCTGAGTTGTGAGCTCCACTGAAAACAATACAGAGAGGGGCTCGGTTTATGTGGTTTtagtttatgtaaaaatagaTCAAAATGAGGTCAAATCAGACTTCAGTTCTGGTTCAGGTAGTCAGGAGAGTTGTATAAACTCACGTGTAGCACCACAAGAATGCTCAAACTATAAATGCTACACCAGCCTTTCAGTGGTTTAGctggaaacaaagtcatttagagtagtTTGGCATGAAACGTGACAAAATAGGTAATTGTGCTCTGTTACAGTTATAAAAAGGccagtaatcagattacagatAAACTATAAATATAGAGAGATGACAAAGCAGAATTACAGCCAAAAGGCTAGTTATTTTTTCACCTGTGTTTGTCTATTGGAGCTGAATTGATTTGAAAGCAAATTTTGTTATGAGGTTTTTTGGTGAGTGTTTATTTCTCactgcaagagagagagagagagagagagatagatagagagagagagagagagagagagagagagagagagagagagagagagagagagagagagagagagagagagagagcgtgtgagCTTCAAACTCacaaacagcatgtttaataaTGTCACAATGCTAATACAACTGATAGAACTAAGTTAAATTTCTGTTTATCCTTTGTTAGAAAGTTTTTGTCTAGTAATGATTTCATCATAGGACTTTAAAGAAGACAGCATTAAAAGTAATGGAAAGTAGATTATAGTATTTTAATCTGTACCGGTATACATCTTTTAAGTAACCCTCCTAACTAGTAATTGAAGATGTCTGTTTGCCTCAGACTGTATTGCATTTTTAGATTGATTATATATTAAGGTGCTTAGTGTGAAGTTTCATTACTAAAAGTTTTTAGATATAATTATGGTGCTGAGCATCTTATTCTTCTGTGAAATGTAACGTGTAGGCTAATTTGGTGTCTGTTCACCCGAAGTGGGTGATCTGTTAGTATCTAACATTCTGCTAATCAACTGTAATGTGATTGGTAATCAgtgcaaaaaaggaaaatataaatacataaaagaatataaactataaagtgttaaaacaaaatgaaccaaaattAAACAGTAATATAATCGGTCTAACTTGTAATTGCTGCTCTAATTCACACCAGAAGTCCTATATACTTCTGCTAAATTTTAACagaatgcacaattattgtttctTTGCTAAATTTAGCATATTAGAAAgcaaaatacatgaaatattttatatatttaacagatttTCAAATATGATTCAACTCAGCAAGTAATAGAAATTCTGCACTAGAATGTGCTGAAATGCCATTTATGTTTATTCCCTGTAGACCATTTGTTATTTtaacttagaaagtcaacaacatatcatttcaatgtaattttaccagggtgttgaaacttttgcatatattgtatatactcactggtcactttattaggtacaattcaaTTGCTcaattgttcaattgcttgttaacactaTTCTGCCCTCGCTGTACTTAGATGTCCAGTTATGCAGATAGATAACAGTTCTTCAAAATAAGAGGCAAAAGTTTTCCACCATCGTAGTAGGGTTTATTTGACTCTCTAATGAAggcactgtaaaactacaaacatAAGAAAGAACATAGTACAACACGCATATAgtcacataatatatatatttcacgaTCTAAATTAAAGCTCCACTGTCTTAAACTGCAGCTGGCATAGCCCCCATAAAAGATAAACAATAGGTAGTATGCATCCCGCTAGCTCGATGCTAACATATAATGGGTTTTCCCATAGACAAGCTAACGCGATTAGCATTGATGAGCGCGACTGCGTAATAACATAAACAAGACTACaaactacattacatcactCTACATGAACTTAGAATGCACTCATACTTACAGGCATATATTTCCCATGCTCTGTGTGAAAAATAACTTTGAGAACAACAACCTGCGGGACGCTACCAGTTCAGACTCTCTCAACTTTTCTTATTCAATTGCAGAAACTTAGGTTAAACTGCCCACCTGCTCCCCTAGTGGGCTGGTGGCGCTGCTGCACTCCAGCAGTGGCAGCACACTCCCCGCCTGGTATTTTACACCACTATACATTTTTTGCATGGAACAGTAAAATCAACTCTGAAATAGGACGCAAATACACTCTAGGAATGTCATGTTTGACTACTTTAACCTCCACCTTACGCACTGTATTGTCTCGACTAGGAAAGGTTTTAACCACAAGtccagcaggccactcagttcTTTTCATTTGTGAGTCCTTCAGCAGCACCACATCTCCTACTTGCAGGTTGGGCTTCTCCATATTCCATTTTCCCTTTGTTTGAAGCGTTGTCAGATACTCCTGCCTCCACCTTTTCCAAAAGGCATCAGCAAGGGCTTGGACTCTCCTCCAGTGTTTGTTGGAAAGATCGTTAACATCAAAATCCCCAGAAGGTGCAGCCAATGTATCCTTTTTATGTGTCAACAACATTGATGGGGTAAGAACTGCTGGCACTTCTGGGTCAGAGGACACTGAGACCAATGGTCTTGAGTTCATAATGGCAGTGACTTCCGCCATCAGAGTGACTAGTATCTCATGTGTGAGATACGATGGATTCAGCTTGAGGAGAAGAGCATCCAAAATCCGTCGAGCAATGCCGATCATCCTCTCCCACACTCCGCCCATGTGGGAAGAGTGGGGAGGGTTGAATATCCATGTGCTCTTGTTGTCTTTAAGGTATGTCTTCAACTCAGGATCAGTTGTGTTGAGTTTGAGTTCTTTACAGGCTCCAATGAAATTTGTGCCCTGGTCTGATCGAATTGTTTTAATGGGCCCTCTAATGGCACTGAAACGTCTGAGTCCATTGATGAAGCTTGCAGTGGTCATCGTCTCTATGACCTCAATGTGCACCGCTCTAGTGCTCAGACAAGTGAATATGACGGCCCATCGTTTACTTTCAGCATGCCCTCCTCTTGTCCTTCGGGCAGTCACCATCCAAGGTCCGAAAACATCCAAACCAACATGAGTAAATGGTGGCTCTGGTGACACTCTGTCAGGTGGCAAGTCTGACATCTTCTGGACCTGCATTTTACCTCTCAGTCTGCAAGTTACACATTTGTGTATCGCACTTGACACAAGTCGTTTCCCTCCAATTAGCCAAAGTCCTGCTAATCTAATAGCTCCTTCCGTGAAATGTCGTCCTTGGTGTGCAGACTGCTCATGATATTTTCTCACCAGCAATGTAGCAATGTGCAGCTTGGGAATAATCAGAGGGTGTCTATCCTCAAACGACATATCAGTTGCAGACATATGGCCACCGACTCTCAATAATCCATCTTTGTCCAGAAAGGGTGTCAGCTTCCGAAGTGGACTTTGTTTGGAGATTTGATCTCCCTTGGCAAGACACAGAAACTCCATTTTGTAAGCATCTTGTTGCGTGGTTCTAATGATTATTGTCACCGCCTGTGCCTCCTCATCTCCTGTGTTACCACCAAGTGTTTTTGCAACACTTCTTGCCTTCTTGATTAGTGTGGAGAGTGCACGAGTCAAAGACTTCCAAGTGGAGAACCTATGAAACCTCTGAACTCCAAGTCCACCTTCTTTCACAACTGTGTTACAGGTTGTCACTTCGGGGCAAACTTCTAGATCCATATCTGGATCCAGCAGTTCGAAGACATCTGTCTGAGAACTGTGGCTTTCTTGGGGTTTTGATAGGAATGAAGGTCCAGTAAACCAGTTGGTGCTTTTGAGGGTTGTAGCAGTTGTTGGTCGAGTTCCATGATCCGCTGGGTTTTCTTCAGTGCAGATGTAATGCCACTGATCTGGATGTGAAGACTTTCTGATTCGGGTTATCCTGTTTGCCACATAGACATAAAACCTGCGTGAAGTGTTATGAATATAACCCAGGACTATTTTACTGTCAGTATAGTACATCACAGAATGAATGTCAATGTCCAGTTCGTCCTGAATAAAGTCTGCCAACTCGATCGCCAGGACCGCTGCGCAAAGTTCAAGTCGAGGAACAGTATGTGCCGGGCGTGGAGCAAGTTTTGCCTTTGCCATGATGAATCCCACATGGCACTGTCCTGTTGTAGAAACTGTCTTCAAGTAAGCCACAGCAGCTATGGCTATGACTGACGcatctgaaaacacacacaactctcTGCGCTGTGTCTGCATCGATAAAGAAACTGGAACATAAGGTCTTGGAATCTGGAGCTGTTCTAGGTCTTTCATAGAGTCTTTCCAGAGAGTCCAATGTTCCTGCTTGGATGCTGGCAGTGGTGTGTCCCAGTCATACTGTTCCACAGATAGGTTCCTCACCAAGTTTCTTCCTCCCACTGTGACTGGTACCACAAAGCCTAAGGGGTCAAACAAACTGTTCACTGCAGACAAAATGCCTCTTTTTGTCAAAGGTTTCTCCTCCTTTGAAACACAGAACATAAAGTTGTCTGTCTCAAGGTTCCAAACTAAACCCAGACTCCTCTGAAGAGGTAGTGATTCCACTCCTAAATCAAGGTTTTTCAAATCTTTGGCCAGGTCTTCGGGTGAGAATGCCTGCATGACACTGCTACTGTTGGATGCGATTTTATGTAGCTTGATGTTCGATTTAGCTAGCATCTTTTGGGAAGTCTGCAGGACACTAATGGCTTCTGTTTCACTAGGAAATGATGCAAGTCCGTCGTCCACATAAAAATTGCGTGTGATGAACTCTTTTGCACAAGCAGTGGAGTCCGAATGAGAACTCCAAGAAGAGCATTGTTCAGATCAGGTCCACTCAGAAGCACATCATTGAGGGAAATTCCTTCGTGTCTGGCGCTTGAATCGAATACCACTCTTATTTGGTCAGGTTTCTGTGGGTGATATACTCCAAATATAGGTAGATACCATCTTTCCTCGCCTTCCTTTAATGGTGGTGCTGGCTCTGCTTGTTTCTCTTCCAGCATCCTTTGCATGAAATCAATGAACTGTTTTCTCATTTGCGTTTTTCTGTTTAGCATTCGGCGAAGGGATGAAAGACGCTTTAAAGCTTGAGGTCGGTTGTTGGGAAGACGGTTTCGTGGTGACCGAAAAGGTAATGGAGCAACCCAAGTGTTGAAACCATCTTTGTAGACTTGTTCTTCTAGCGTATTCAAGAAACATTCATCATCGACTGACATAGCGGGGGTGTCGTCTTGTCGTGTCCTATGAAACACCTGACTGCCAAGATCAATTATCTTTCTACCCAGGTGCTGTTCGGAGCTTTGAACACTCAGGTTTAGCACGTGACAACTAAGCTTTTCTTTGACTCGTACGTTGTTTGGACATGAACTCAAGAGTGAAGCTCGTCCACTTAGCAGAATGTTGGTCCTGTATACGCTAACATTGGCTGCCTTGTGCACCTGCCCTAGACACACTTCACCCACGATTACCCAACCAAGGTCGAGCCGTTGAGCATATGGCTCGTTATGGAGTCCGTTATGCTGTTCTCTTACCTTGTGCACACACAAAATGTCTCTGCCAAGGAGGAGAAGGATTTCCGCACCTGGATCAATTTCTGGAATTTTACCTTGGACTGGTTTCAGGTGTGGGTAATAGGAAGTAACGTCGGGTGACGGGATTTCAGTCCTATCATCAGGTATCATATCACACTCAATGAGATTGGGCAAGGGAAGCTGAGTCATACCATCAAGCGACTCTACTATGAAGTGGCTGGCTCGTCTCCCTGCTACTTCTCTGACGCCTGCACATGTTTTCAATGTGTATGGTTCTGGTTGTCCTTGAATGTTAATGATGtcaaaaaagtatgttttagcCAAGGAGCGGTTGCTTTGTTCATCCAGAACAGCATACATGCTAACCGCTTTCTCTGGTTGTTCGGCAGGAAACACTTtaaccaaacatatcttggagCATGATCTTGAGCCGATCGAACCTCCACATACTCCTTTGCATTTTGATGTCACATCAGCTGCAGCTGATTCTCTTTCCTCCCCGCCATGCTCATCCGTGG
This portion of the Pygocentrus nattereri isolate fPygNat1 chromosome 1, fPygNat1.pri, whole genome shotgun sequence genome encodes:
- the LOC108438292 gene encoding GTPase IMAP family member 9-like, producing MASSIDPSHSQRRNSMTEPPEISDLRIVLLGKNSSEISRVGNFILNRDAFDTEAPSPSVEQHSERARENVGGRYITLINTPHLFDPCLSQDQLTVQVKECMSLCAPGPHVIVLVLQPDDFTETDRDRLYHILYSLSDEPHKYTLTLTTQTLPSGITEDPVQEDIIQKIAQCSNRHFEFSSECSRSDLMEVMEKIFDENGGSYFKWDEYEEAKLVDLPESMLPESVKSNKEQVTELPEEIDRRKREEEERKQRDDEQRRMETEREESLSMEERVRTETEERFQVMRAMRPNNRSACHIM